GGGACTGAAACCAATCAGCGATCAGCAACAACGATTGATGCTGTCCTGCCTGAATTCGATACATTAATCAGCCACATGATTGAAACTGAGCAATTAGTACAGCACATGATCCATGCGGAAGCAGACAATGTGTTGCTTCGGCATACGGCGCTGCTATACCGCCGTTATCTGCAAAACCTGCTGGACATGCAGGATGTCTTGCAACGCTTACAACAGGGTTCCAGCCAAGAAGCCAGTCTGGGTGGCCAACTGATAACCTTGCTCAACACCTTGCAATCACCGGCTCAGGAAGAATCGCTGGGTGAGCACCACCCTGAGCCAATCAGCGCCCTTGCTGGCCATATCCAACAGTCCTTGCAGCAAGGGGGAAAGATACAGTCTGTGCTGAAAATACCCTGCAAGGCTTCCCCTAACCCACCGCCGACTGAGGCTCTTGGACAAAACTTGCAGACCCGGCACTTAGCCGCCAAAGCTATAACGCTCCCCATTCCCAAGCTGATGACGCCTATTACAGTCCACGACGTGCCGCAACAGGCGGGTTTAAGGCTGGATGTTTACCTGTTTGGCGAATTCAGGGCCAGCCTGAATGGCAAACCAATCAAACGCTGGCCACATGGCAAAGGCCAACAGATATTCAAATACCTGTTGTTGCACCGCTCCACCCCCGTCCGCAAGGAACGTTTGATGGAAACCTTCTGGCCGGACATAGACATCCGCGCCGCCCGTAACAACCTGAATGTTTCCATTTATTATTTGCGGCAGGATTTATCCCGCTACCATAAACGTTTCCAGTTTGTGTTGTATCAGGATGATTGCTACCTGCTGAACCCCGAACTCTCGTTGTGGGCGGATGCGGAAGCCTTTGATAAGGCCATCCGTCAGGCGCACCGGCATCTTGCCAAGCACGAAACGGCCCTGGCAACGGCAGCCTACCGGGATGCGGAAGCCCTGTACAAGGGGGATTGCCTGCAAGGTGAAACCACCGACTGGGCAACCCTGACCACCCAGGCATACCGGACACGCTATCTGGAAATCATCAACCATCTGGGGGAGCAACTGTTTGCGGATGGCGATTATCAAGGGTGTGCGGAATGGTGGCAAAAAGCCATCGCCTTCGATAACTGCGACGAACGGGCGCACCGCCACATCATGCAATGCTACCTGAAAGCTGGCCACCGACAGCTGGCTTTGCGCCAATACCATCTCTGCGTGGAAAGCCTGCATAAGGAATTGGGGCTGGAGCCTTCCGCCAAAACCCAGGAAGTCCTGGAACAAATCCGTCAGGCGGGGGCTTGATTGCCAGTTAGATAACCATTAGGCGTGGCCCTTGCGCCAGGTCAGGGCGGCTGCCAGCTGTGTCAGGCGTTACCGACAACCAGGCTTCATAATGCCCGGCTGGCAAGCTTAGCGCCTGCATCCGCGCAACGCCTGCGGTCTCCCCCGGCTCCAGCTGACGGAGCACATTACCTTGCAAGCAGGCACTTTCACTGTGTTTGCCGACAGGGATAACATGGCAGGCTGCGTGGTAGCCAACTGCCTGCCCAAGCCCTTCAGGCAAGCCTTGCAAGCTGAAACGGATGTCGAGACCAAAATGGCTTCCGGCCTCCAGTGTCACTTGCTTTTCCGCACTGAAGGGTGATTGCACCTGGAATGATCCGGTTGGCCAGTGCATCTCATAAGCAAGAATGCGGGCACGCAAATTGGCAGGCAACTTACCCGGTTCCGGCTGAACGTGATCCGTTGCGGTTGGTGATTCATCATGTGGGGCAATCTGCTGGCTTAGTAACGCTGCATCCAGACGCTGTTTCATCCACTCGCATGGCTGGTGTTGCTTTAGGCTCGGCCATTCTTCTGAAACGGCGCTATCCGTTTCCACATCCATCTGGGTCACCAGGGTCTTAAACTGCCGTTCGCCACCGTCATCGAGATAGGTCAGGTAATCAACGATGAACGTAGCCAATGACCTGCACTCATGGCAGTTGCCATTACCGTTGCCAGCGACCTGGCTGGCCAGTTCACCCGCCTCCTGAATCCAGCGGGTAATTTCTTTCAGGGACGGGGCTGCCTTTTCCAATGACAGTAAGCGTTCCACCTCCAACGGGTTTAACGCCGCCAGCGCCTGAAAGCTGTCTGCATTGAAATGTTCGAGCAGCCACTGCTGCCTGACTGGGCCTATCCCCTTGATCAGGGTTAGATCATCTGCATGGTTTGCGTCACTCATGGCCGTACTCCTCACTGACATGATGTATAGCTTTGGAGCGTAGTACCCGGCAATTAAGCGTCACTTAGGTTACACATAGCCCAACGGCAATACCTGCCTAAGCGGCCACCTAAGTGCATCTCCCTAAGCTTGTTCCCAAGTCGATGACAATGTGTCGACGGTTAAACGCCTTTAACCGACCTGACGGAAAGGGCTAGGTAAGTAACAAACTATGGAGGTTTATGTTATGTCTCATGAATGTACCCACAAATGCGTAATGGAATTCCCTCCCGCGTTCAAGGATCAACTGACGGCAACTATCGGTGTTGACCTGTTGGAAGCGCCTGAATATGCACCGGTCAATATCATCAAGAAGGGGCAGAAGTACGTTGTCCGTGTCTGCGTCGAACTGAATGCCCAGATCAAGAAACTGATCTGCGCCGACTGGTGCATCTGCGTTGCGGCGGAATCCATTGGCATCGGCCAGGAAGGCGAAATTTGCGAAACGCTTTGCATGGACAACTGCAACCCCGAGCCTGATTGCATTGATATCGAGGTGCCTGGCGAATGGCTGGGTGAAGGCGACGTCAAGTGCGGCAGGGTATTTTATATGGTGGTTACCGTGGTAGCCCTGGATAAGTGCGACAAGAAACCTATCGGTATCGCGGGTTTCTGCCGTGTCGGCCCGGTTATGGTGTTCGGTGATTAATTACAACCATGCCTAAGTTGAAACTTTGCCCTGGCAGTTAAAACGCCAGGGCATTTTCTATTTGGGTTCAATGCGCCTCATCCCAGTTATCACCAATCCCGCTATCCACCACCAGCGGCACATCCAGCTTGGCCGCGTTGGTCATCAGGGCGGTAATCTTTGCCCGCACGGCATCCAGTTCCGCTTCCGGCACTTCAAACACCAGTTCGTCATGCACCTGCATGATCATGCGGGTTTGCAAGCCACTGTCACGTAGCCACGCATCCACCGCGATCATCGCTTTCTTGATGATGTCGGCAGCCGTGCCCTGCATCGGCGCGTTGATGGCGGTACGTTCCGCATACTGGCGGGTGGCGG
The sequence above is drawn from the Thiothrix nivea DSM 5205 genome and encodes:
- a CDS encoding BTAD domain-containing putative transcriptional regulator, yielding MAIQQAKANGTETNQRSATTIDAVLPEFDTLISHMIETEQLVQHMIHAEADNVLLRHTALLYRRYLQNLLDMQDVLQRLQQGSSQEASLGGQLITLLNTLQSPAQEESLGEHHPEPISALAGHIQQSLQQGGKIQSVLKIPCKASPNPPPTEALGQNLQTRHLAAKAITLPIPKLMTPITVHDVPQQAGLRLDVYLFGEFRASLNGKPIKRWPHGKGQQIFKYLLLHRSTPVRKERLMETFWPDIDIRAARNNLNVSIYYLRQDLSRYHKRFQFVLYQDDCYLLNPELSLWADAEAFDKAIRQAHRHLAKHETALATAAYRDAEALYKGDCLQGETTDWATLTTQAYRTRYLEIINHLGEQLFADGDYQGCAEWWQKAIAFDNCDERAHRHIMQCYLKAGHRQLALRQYHLCVESLHKELGLEPSAKTQEVLEQIRQAGA